From Streptomyces durmitorensis, a single genomic window includes:
- a CDS encoding glycosyltransferase, with protein sequence MRAALYRETTVRPGGPRAASLRIVRLANFVAPSSGGLRTALRELGRGYLAAGHEPVLIVPGERSGVRDTDQGRVVTLPGTLLPGTGGYRVLTDRRRVARLLERLAPDRIEVSDRTTLRWTGAWARHRRIPSVMVSHETADGVLRSWGMPQEAALRAAAALNSRTAHAYARVVCTTEWAEREFVRIGARNVVRAPLGVDLAASRPGLRDPRVRARFAGGGEVLLVLCSRLSVEKRPGRALDALEVLRGRGVPAVLVVAGDGPLRTRLELRARERRLPVTFLGHVADRAALGALQATADVCLAPGPCETFGLAALEALACGTPVVASASSALPEIVGGAGAAATDSGEAFATAVQTLLARPEGPRREAARARAECFGWEGAVGAFLGAHDAGLGDRAGRGPAPHEGRAS encoded by the coding sequence ATGAGGGCGGCCCTGTACAGGGAGACCACGGTGCGGCCCGGTGGGCCGCGTGCCGCATCCCTTCGGATCGTGCGGCTCGCCAACTTCGTCGCCCCCTCGTCGGGCGGACTGCGCACCGCGCTGCGGGAGTTGGGGCGCGGCTACCTCGCGGCCGGGCACGAGCCCGTACTGATCGTGCCCGGCGAACGGTCCGGGGTCCGTGACACCGACCAGGGCCGTGTCGTGACCCTGCCGGGCACGCTGCTGCCCGGCACCGGCGGCTACCGCGTCCTCACCGACCGCCGCAGGGTGGCCCGGCTCCTCGAACGCCTCGCGCCCGACCGCATCGAGGTGTCCGACCGCACGACACTGCGCTGGACCGGCGCCTGGGCACGACACCGCAGGATCCCTTCCGTGATGGTCTCCCACGAGACGGCGGACGGCGTCCTCAGGTCCTGGGGCATGCCTCAGGAGGCCGCCCTGCGTGCGGCCGCCGCGCTCAACTCCCGTACCGCGCACGCGTACGCGCGGGTCGTCTGCACCACGGAGTGGGCCGAGCGCGAGTTCGTCCGCATCGGGGCGCGCAACGTCGTCCGTGCGCCACTAGGGGTCGACCTGGCGGCCAGCCGTCCGGGGCTGCGTGATCCACGCGTGCGTGCCCGCTTCGCGGGAGGGGGCGAGGTGCTTCTCGTGCTGTGCTCCAGGCTCTCCGTGGAGAAGCGGCCGGGCAGGGCACTGGACGCCCTGGAGGTGCTCCGTGGCCGGGGCGTGCCCGCGGTGCTCGTGGTGGCGGGGGACGGCCCGCTGCGTACGCGCCTGGAACTGCGGGCGCGCGAGCGGCGGTTGCCGGTGACGTTCCTGGGACACGTCGCGGACCGCGCGGCCCTGGGGGCGCTGCAGGCCACGGCCGACGTCTGTCTGGCACCGGGGCCCTGCGAGACGTTCGGGCTCGCGGCCCTGGAGGCGCTGGCGTGCGGTACGCCGGTGGTGGCCAGCGCGTCGTCGGCGCTGCCGGAGATCGTGGGCGGTGCGGGCGCGGCGGCGACGGACAGCGGCGAGGCGTTCGCGACGGCCGTGCAGACCTTGCTCGCGCGCCCTGAAGGTCCACGGAGGGAAGCGGCACGCGCGCGTGCGGAGTGCTTTGGGTGGGAGGGGGCGGTGGGGGCGTTCTTGGGGGCGCATGATGCGGGGCTCGGTGACCGCGCCGGTCGGGGGCCGGCGCCCCACGAGGGACGTGCCTCGTGA
- a CDS encoding HEAT repeat domain-containing protein yields the protein MFDPVIAPSGTLLGLLQRGRGDGTLHALTAPRSEALAALETCVLHDPRHDWQVENRSLYYARLYLDLRGGIEEIERHLFDPEDVLDTDDSRTGLALAVLGHLASYGRHDALELLRRYAAFGANWAWALDELALRDDDAGLRALAVPVLARFPSDAEGEAELAAAVRDAYEPRPWRLWEEDPREAVGARVRTAREQGSFDRWQRQMRPSGPRPGWSVQAVFDWAQEGLERGAVLHVPAARCLSAVAGPEDRAEILETARTGSDGARGTALRYLADAHDPDVFDLIEYAVQSPSRAVVDAAAESFERMRSVAAVERARRWALRPDALGAAAGRVLACRGGAQDSKLVLAALREAVRGEGPDAPTLWTLVDGAGRLGIACAAPVLRHVYRETASSHLRGRAARALAATDPSFAAGFAVECLWDCEESTREVAARHAETGDARVVTQLRRLAADPAEEDEVQTAVRSRIGPDAAEV from the coding sequence ATGTTCGATCCGGTCATAGCGCCCAGCGGTACGCTGCTCGGCCTGCTGCAGCGGGGCCGCGGCGACGGCACGCTGCACGCACTCACCGCCCCCCGCTCCGAGGCGCTCGCCGCCCTCGAGACCTGCGTGCTCCACGACCCACGCCACGACTGGCAGGTGGAGAACCGCTCCCTCTACTACGCCCGGCTCTACCTCGATCTCCGCGGCGGGATCGAGGAGATCGAGCGGCACCTCTTCGACCCCGAGGACGTCCTGGACACGGACGACTCACGCACCGGCCTCGCGCTCGCCGTCCTGGGGCACCTCGCCTCGTACGGCAGGCACGATGCCCTCGAACTGCTGCGCAGGTACGCGGCCTTCGGCGCCAACTGGGCCTGGGCCCTGGACGAACTGGCGCTGCGGGACGACGACGCGGGCCTGCGCGCCCTCGCCGTGCCCGTGCTCGCCAGATTCCCCTCGGACGCCGAGGGCGAGGCCGAACTGGCCGCCGCCGTGCGCGACGCCTACGAACCCCGGCCCTGGCGGCTGTGGGAGGAGGACCCGCGCGAGGCCGTCGGCGCCCGCGTGCGGACCGCCCGGGAGCAGGGCTCCTTCGACCGATGGCAGCGCCAGATGCGGCCATCGGGCCCACGCCCGGGCTGGAGCGTCCAGGCCGTCTTCGACTGGGCGCAGGAAGGGCTCGAACGTGGTGCCGTCCTGCATGTGCCCGCGGCCCGCTGCCTGAGCGCCGTCGCCGGGCCCGAAGACCGCGCCGAGATCCTCGAAACCGCCCGCACCGGCTCCGACGGGGCGCGCGGCACGGCCCTGCGCTACCTCGCGGACGCCCATGATCCCGATGTGTTCGACCTGATCGAGTACGCGGTCCAGAGCCCGTCACGGGCCGTCGTGGACGCCGCGGCCGAGTCCTTCGAGCGGATGCGCAGCGTCGCCGCCGTGGAGCGGGCCCGCCGCTGGGCCCTGCGGCCCGACGCGCTCGGCGCCGCCGCCGGACGGGTGCTCGCCTGCAGGGGCGGCGCCCAGGACAGCAAGCTCGTCCTCGCCGCCCTCCGCGAAGCCGTCCGCGGCGAAGGCCCGGACGCACCGACCCTCTGGACCCTCGTCGACGGCGCCGGACGCCTCGGCATCGCCTGCGCGGCCCCCGTCCTGCGCCACGTCTACCGCGAGACCGCCTCCTCCCACCTGCGCGGCCGCGCCGCCCGCGCCCTCGCCGCCACCGATCCCTCCTTCGCCGCCGGATTCGCCGTCGAATGCCTGTGGGACTGCGAGGAGTCCACCCGCGAGGTCGCCGCACGGCACGCCGAGACCGGCGACGCCCGCGTGGTCACCCAGCTCAGAAGGCTCGCCGCGGACCCCGCCGAGGAGGACGAGGTACAGACCGCGGTACGGAGCAGGATCGGCCCCGACGCGGCCGAGGTGTAG
- a CDS encoding SGNH/GDSL hydrolase family protein produces the protein MKPLRFVAMGDSLTEGIGDPVGEGWRGWAALLAPSCGAVEFHNLAVSGSQTADVLNRQLPEALKLRPDLVSVIVGVNDTLRCTFDIQAVAARLDEVYAAAARHGAHLLTACLPDPGAMLGLPGALARPLARRQRAVNAVVHALSERYGAVHLHLAEDEWVTDRTLWSADRLHPGERGHRLVAARFHALLAARGLAAGSPPSCEPQLPSPTRSASLLWLATAGTGWVARRCTDLLPQLLTLAVDEVRHQVRGSSARLDLSATHAVAAALAALSLAEQPDAA, from the coding sequence GTGAAGCCGCTGAGGTTCGTGGCCATGGGCGACTCCCTCACCGAGGGCATCGGGGATCCCGTGGGGGAGGGGTGGCGGGGATGGGCCGCGCTGCTCGCCCCGTCCTGCGGGGCCGTCGAGTTCCACAACCTCGCCGTCAGCGGTTCCCAGACCGCGGACGTGCTGAACCGGCAGCTCCCCGAGGCGCTGAAGCTGCGGCCCGACCTGGTCTCCGTGATCGTCGGCGTCAACGACACCCTCCGCTGCACCTTCGACATCCAGGCCGTGGCGGCACGCCTCGACGAGGTCTACGCCGCCGCCGCGCGGCACGGCGCCCACCTGCTCACCGCCTGCCTACCGGACCCTGGGGCCATGCTCGGCCTCCCGGGCGCGCTGGCCCGGCCCCTCGCCCGGCGGCAACGGGCGGTCAACGCCGTCGTGCACGCCCTGTCCGAGCGGTACGGCGCCGTCCACCTGCACCTCGCGGAAGACGAGTGGGTCACCGACCGCACCCTGTGGAGCGCGGACCGCCTGCATCCGGGCGAGCGGGGCCACCGTCTCGTCGCCGCCCGCTTCCACGCGCTGCTCGCGGCACGTGGCCTGGCGGCGGGCAGCCCGCCCTCGTGCGAGCCCCAACTGCCCTCGCCCACCCGGTCGGCGAGCCTGCTGTGGCTGGCCACCGCGGGGACCGGCTGGGTGGCGCGCCGGTGCACCGATCTGCTGCCCCAGCTGCTCACCCTCGCGGTCGACGAGGTACGTCACCAGGTGCGGGGCAGCAGCGCCCGGCTCGACCTGAGCGCCACCCACGCGGTGGCGGCGGCGCTCGCCGCCCTCAGCCTGGCCGAGCAGCCGGACGCGGCGTAG
- a CDS encoding 5-oxoprolinase subunit B family protein codes for MRVLPVGDLALLVELADGDEAQALHAELLRRRAAGLIRVREIVPAARTVLLDGLDDPGRVGAELAALEIPPLSARDEDVREIPVRYDGPDLADVAAHWGVPVTEVARIHSAAEFRVAFCGFAPGFGYLTGLPEHHEVPRRATPRTSVPAGSVALAGPYTGMYPRSSPGGWQLIGTTDAVLWDHARVPAALLTPGVRVRFVPMPSAPTHSGAPLSEAR; via the coding sequence GTGAGGGTGCTCCCGGTCGGCGACCTGGCGCTGCTCGTCGAACTCGCCGACGGCGACGAGGCGCAGGCGCTCCATGCCGAGCTGCTGCGCCGCAGGGCCGCGGGCCTCATCCGCGTACGGGAGATCGTGCCCGCGGCCCGCACGGTGCTCCTGGACGGCCTCGACGACCCGGGCCGCGTCGGCGCGGAGCTCGCCGCCCTGGAGATCCCGCCGCTGTCGGCGCGCGACGAGGACGTACGCGAGATCCCGGTCCGCTACGACGGGCCCGACCTTGCGGATGTGGCGGCGCACTGGGGTGTGCCGGTGACGGAGGTGGCACGGATCCACTCGGCGGCCGAATTCCGGGTCGCCTTCTGCGGGTTCGCACCCGGCTTCGGCTATCTCACCGGGCTGCCGGAGCACCACGAAGTGCCCCGGCGTGCCACGCCTCGCACGAGCGTCCCGGCCGGCAGCGTCGCCCTGGCGGGGCCGTACACGGGAATGTATCCGCGCTCCTCGCCCGGCGGCTGGCAGCTGATCGGCACGACGGACGCCGTCCTGTGGGACCACGCGCGCGTGCCTGCCGCGCTGCTCACCCCTGGTGTGCGGGTGCGCTTCGTGCCCATGCCGTCCGCGCCCACACACTCCGGAGCGCCCCTGTCGGAGGCACGATGA
- a CDS encoding glycosyltransferase family 4 protein, producing MRVVIVTESFPPDVNGVAHCALQTARQLAAHGHDPLVIAPAPAAGADAAADASAPCPVIRVPSLPLPGYPQVRVALPSRRLSAALSAHRAHIVHLASPFVLGVRGMAAAARLGIPAVAVYQTDLGGYARTYMGMGESTAWRRIRAVHAAADRTLAPSSAALRDLVTHGVPRVRLWPRGVDTARFGPALRDEAVRRELAPNGELFVGYVGRLAPEKQVELLAGVCSLEGVRLVVVGDGPSEGSVRAALPGAVMLGRRTGDELARIFASLDLFVHTGPYETFCQTVQEAMASGVPVVAPAAGGPLDLVVPGRTGVLVAPQDALAVRDAVWALAADPGLRAAYGRAGRAAVEGRTWEAVGEQLVDHYGQVLAARTAVAA from the coding sequence ATGCGTGTCGTCATCGTCACCGAATCCTTCCCTCCCGACGTCAACGGCGTGGCGCACTGCGCCCTGCAGACCGCCCGGCAGCTCGCCGCGCACGGTCACGACCCCCTGGTCATCGCCCCGGCCCCCGCGGCCGGGGCGGACGCCGCAGCCGATGCCAGTGCGCCCTGCCCCGTCATCCGTGTCCCCTCCCTGCCCCTCCCCGGATATCCGCAGGTCAGGGTGGCCCTGCCCAGCCGGCGCCTGTCGGCCGCGCTGAGCGCGCACCGGGCCCACATCGTCCATCTGGCAAGCCCCTTCGTCCTCGGTGTGCGCGGCATGGCCGCCGCCGCGCGCCTGGGCATTCCCGCCGTCGCCGTCTACCAGACGGACCTGGGCGGCTACGCGCGTACGTACATGGGGATGGGGGAGTCCACCGCCTGGCGGCGCATCCGCGCCGTCCACGCCGCGGCCGACCGCACCCTCGCCCCGTCGTCGGCCGCCCTGCGCGATCTCGTGACGCACGGCGTGCCACGGGTGCGGCTGTGGCCGCGGGGTGTGGACACCGCCCGGTTCGGGCCCGCCCTCCGGGACGAGGCCGTACGCCGTGAACTCGCGCCGAACGGTGAGCTGTTCGTCGGCTACGTGGGGCGTCTCGCTCCCGAGAAGCAGGTCGAACTCCTTGCCGGGGTGTGCTCCCTTGAGGGCGTACGCCTCGTCGTCGTCGGTGACGGCCCCAGCGAGGGTTCCGTGCGGGCGGCACTGCCCGGCGCGGTCATGCTGGGGCGCCGTACCGGGGACGAACTGGCCCGGATCTTCGCCTCGTTGGACCTCTTCGTGCACACCGGGCCGTACGAGACGTTCTGCCAGACCGTGCAGGAGGCCATGGCCAGCGGTGTGCCGGTCGTCGCGCCCGCCGCAGGCGGACCGCTGGACCTCGTCGTCCCCGGCCGCACCGGAGTCCTGGTGGCGCCCCAGGACGCCCTCGCGGTGCGTGACGCGGTCTGGGCGCTCGCCGCCGATCCGGGGCTGCGGGCCGCGTACGGGAGGGCCGGGCGCGCGGCCGTCGAGGGGCGGACCTGGGAGGCGGTGGGCGAGCAGCTCGTCGACCACTACGGCCAGGTGCTCGCCGCGCGGACGGCGGTGGCGGCATGA
- a CDS encoding biotin-dependent carboxyltransferase family protein produces the protein MTDRAFAVVRAGALTTVQDQGRPGHAHLGVPRSGALDPAAARLANRLVGNPSDAAVLETTLNGCSVRPRCAVTVAVVGAPCPVTVDGRPVAWGAPVRVPAGALLDVGAAVSGVRCYVAFGGGVSVDPVLASRSTDLLSGLGPPPLADGAVIPLGHAAAPHARVDTVPHPAPPRELILRVTSGPRADWFTASALRTLTTRAYRVSSASNRIGLRTEGPSLERAFTDELPSEGMVLGAVQVPPDGRPVVFLADHPTTGGYPVIAVVREADLAGAAQAVPGTPVRFVPAGRR, from the coding sequence ATGACCGACCGTGCCTTCGCCGTCGTACGGGCCGGGGCGCTGACCACCGTGCAGGACCAGGGCCGCCCCGGGCACGCGCACCTCGGAGTGCCGCGCTCCGGAGCCCTCGACCCGGCCGCGGCGCGCCTCGCCAACCGCCTCGTCGGCAACCCGTCCGACGCCGCAGTCCTGGAGACCACCCTCAACGGCTGCTCGGTGCGGCCGCGTTGCGCGGTGACGGTGGCCGTCGTGGGCGCGCCCTGCCCGGTGACGGTCGACGGCCGCCCGGTGGCGTGGGGTGCGCCCGTGCGGGTACCGGCCGGTGCGCTGCTCGACGTCGGAGCGGCCGTCTCCGGAGTACGTTGCTATGTCGCGTTCGGCGGCGGAGTGAGTGTCGACCCGGTGCTCGCCAGCCGCTCCACGGACCTGCTCTCCGGGCTCGGCCCGCCGCCCCTCGCGGACGGAGCCGTGATCCCTCTGGGGCACGCCGCCGCGCCCCACGCGCGCGTGGACACCGTCCCGCACCCGGCGCCACCGCGTGAACTGATCCTGAGGGTGACGTCCGGACCGCGCGCCGACTGGTTCACCGCATCGGCCCTGCGCACGCTGACCACGCGCGCGTACCGGGTGTCCTCGGCGAGCAACCGCATCGGCCTGCGCACCGAAGGGCCTTCCCTGGAGCGGGCGTTCACCGATGAACTCCCCAGCGAGGGCATGGTCCTCGGCGCCGTGCAGGTGCCGCCGGACGGCCGGCCCGTGGTCTTCCTCGCCGACCACCCGACGACCGGGGGCTATCCCGTGATCGCGGTGGTCAGGGAGGCGGACCTGGCCGGGGCCGCGCAAGCGGTGCCGGGCACGCCGGTGCGCTTCGTCCCCGCGGGACGGCGCTGA
- a CDS encoding ankyrin repeat domain-containing protein, whose protein sequence is MSEVPDPEVVELATKIFDLARQGDTAALVAYVDAGVPANLTNDSGDSLVMLAAYHGHADAVRALLERGGDANRANDRGQTPLAGAVFKGEDAVIRALLDAGADPAAGTPSAVDTAKMFAKTELVELFGAA, encoded by the coding sequence ATGAGCGAAGTCCCCGACCCGGAAGTCGTGGAGCTGGCGACCAAGATCTTCGATCTGGCGCGCCAGGGCGACACCGCGGCCCTCGTCGCGTACGTGGACGCAGGTGTTCCGGCCAACCTCACCAACGACAGCGGCGACTCCCTCGTGATGCTCGCCGCCTACCACGGCCACGCGGACGCGGTCCGGGCCCTCCTGGAGCGGGGCGGTGACGCCAACCGTGCCAACGACCGGGGGCAGACGCCGCTCGCCGGAGCGGTCTTCAAGGGCGAGGACGCGGTGATCAGGGCGCTGCTCGACGCGGGCGCGGATCCGGCCGCGGGCACGCCGTCGGCGGTGGACACCGCCAAGATGTTCGCCAAGACGGAGCTGGTCGAGCTGTTCGGGGCGGCCTGA
- a CDS encoding ATP-binding protein gives MARRPLPRILSNGTASIARSREFARSAADSATDVLHPLITITRGLRRLAAAGRRKWADTPKDRRGPLLFLVASVVLVVALIPYGPLLAAICLMAAAAWTGRERTAPAPTGPDEAQTQRLQSLYEALVPYFSVPEDPAPLFAHGGEWDKALTSYEFDENGRVCHLVVRYPAYFTDGEADSRARIEQLLHAKAGRGREYHFEWDEEGNQLTVNVLPPLPTDIAAQRFVTSPGETVLGFTDPTGVQRTLPVQDGDEQRDVPPVVWRTGPRSTEPHLLVVGEPGSGTTTLLRSIALQALVHGDVLIVEGSGIGDYACLTGRDGVLAIECGLAGALASLEWAAHETERRLISANRARQAGHPAPDDTRRPLWILLDRPSVLGHLAAADGRKDPQSLLQMPLRHGRAANVTVVVADQFDSLDALSDPVRQHTRARVVLGPTTPDQVEDILGVPPRTTPTSDVPPGRGYARLGTGQVHRLQVPATPDPYDDATSEAHRQAVTELLPARSTPADTGTGTGTGTGTGTEADSEADTVATEPDATPEPVPAEN, from the coding sequence GTGGCCCGGCGCCCCCTCCCCCGCATCCTGAGCAACGGCACCGCCTCGATCGCCCGGAGCCGGGAGTTCGCACGGTCGGCCGCCGACAGCGCCACCGACGTCCTCCACCCGCTGATCACGATCACTCGTGGACTGCGCCGGCTGGCAGCGGCCGGGCGGCGCAAGTGGGCCGACACCCCCAAGGACCGGCGCGGACCGCTGCTGTTCCTGGTGGCTTCGGTCGTCCTGGTCGTGGCCCTCATTCCGTACGGTCCGCTGCTCGCCGCCATCTGCCTGATGGCGGCCGCCGCGTGGACCGGCAGGGAACGCACGGCTCCGGCGCCCACCGGTCCCGACGAGGCGCAGACCCAGCGGCTGCAGTCCCTCTACGAAGCGCTCGTCCCGTACTTCTCCGTCCCCGAGGATCCGGCGCCGCTCTTCGCGCACGGCGGCGAGTGGGACAAGGCCCTCACCTCGTACGAGTTCGACGAGAACGGACGCGTGTGCCATCTGGTGGTGCGCTACCCCGCGTACTTCACCGACGGCGAGGCCGACTCACGCGCACGGATCGAACAGCTGCTGCACGCGAAGGCGGGCCGCGGCCGCGAGTACCACTTCGAGTGGGACGAGGAGGGCAACCAGCTCACGGTGAACGTGCTGCCCCCGCTGCCCACCGACATCGCCGCCCAGCGGTTCGTCACGTCCCCCGGCGAGACCGTCCTCGGCTTCACCGACCCCACCGGCGTCCAGCGCACCCTTCCCGTGCAGGACGGCGACGAGCAGCGCGACGTCCCGCCGGTCGTCTGGCGCACCGGCCCCCGCTCCACCGAGCCGCATCTCCTGGTGGTCGGCGAGCCCGGCAGCGGCACCACGACCCTGCTGCGCTCCATCGCCCTCCAGGCCCTGGTGCACGGAGACGTCCTGATCGTCGAGGGCAGCGGCATCGGCGACTACGCCTGTCTGACCGGACGCGACGGTGTTCTGGCCATCGAGTGCGGGCTCGCCGGAGCCCTGGCGAGCCTGGAGTGGGCCGCGCACGAGACGGAGCGGCGCCTGATCTCCGCCAACCGCGCCCGGCAGGCGGGCCACCCCGCCCCGGACGACACCAGGCGCCCCCTGTGGATCCTCCTGGACCGCCCCAGCGTGCTCGGTCACCTGGCGGCCGCCGACGGACGCAAGGACCCGCAGTCGCTGCTCCAGATGCCGCTGCGGCACGGCAGGGCGGCCAATGTCACGGTGGTCGTGGCCGACCAGTTCGACAGCCTGGACGCGCTGAGCGACCCGGTGCGCCAGCACACCCGCGCGCGCGTGGTCCTCGGCCCCACGACGCCCGACCAGGTCGAGGACATCCTCGGGGTGCCGCCCCGCACGACGCCCACGTCCGACGTCCCGCCCGGACGCGGGTACGCCCGGCTCGGCACGGGTCAGGTGCACCGGCTCCAGGTGCCCGCGACGCCCGATCCGTACGACGACGCGACGAGCGAGGCACACCGGCAGGCGGTGACGGAGCTGCTGCCCGCACGGAGCACCCCTGCCGACACCGGCACCGGCACCGGCACCGGCACCGGCACCGGCACCGAGGCGGACTCCGAGGCCGACACGGTGGCGACGGAACCCGACGCGACGCCGGAGCCCGTGCCCGCCGAGAACTGA
- a CDS encoding putative hydro-lyase, whose product MTTALHSPEEARALFRTGASGTTAGWAAGHTQANLIAVPADWAYDMLLFCQRNPKPCPVLDVTDAGSWTTPLAPGADLRTDLPRYRVWEDGELTDEPTDVVDRWRGDLVSFLIGCSFTFEWALSESGVPMRHVEQGRNVSMYVTTRPCRPAGRLRGPMVVSMRQVPPEHLSAAIRETSLLPAVHGSPVHCGDPAGLGIDDLDRPDFGDPVAAEPGDIPVFWACGVTP is encoded by the coding sequence ATGACCACGGCGCTGCACAGCCCCGAGGAGGCCCGCGCGCTCTTCCGTACGGGCGCGAGCGGGACCACCGCGGGCTGGGCCGCCGGCCACACGCAGGCCAATCTGATCGCCGTGCCCGCCGACTGGGCGTACGACATGCTCCTGTTCTGCCAGCGCAACCCGAAGCCCTGCCCGGTGCTCGACGTCACGGACGCGGGATCCTGGACCACGCCCCTGGCGCCCGGCGCCGATCTGCGGACTGATCTGCCGCGCTACCGGGTGTGGGAGGACGGCGAGTTGACCGACGAGCCCACGGACGTGGTCGACCGGTGGCGCGGCGACCTGGTGTCCTTCCTCATCGGCTGCAGCTTCACCTTCGAGTGGGCGCTGTCGGAGTCCGGAGTCCCGATGCGCCATGTCGAGCAGGGTCGCAACGTCTCCATGTACGTGACCACGCGCCCCTGCCGCCCGGCGGGACGGCTGCGTGGCCCCATGGTGGTCTCCATGCGCCAGGTGCCGCCCGAGCACCTCTCGGCGGCGATCAGGGAGACCTCCCTGCTGCCCGCCGTGCACGGAAGTCCGGTGCACTGCGGCGACCCGGCGGGGCTCGGCATCGACGATCTGGACCGGCCCGACTTCGGTGATCCGGTGGCCGCCGAGCCCGGTGACATCCCGGTGTTCTGGGCGTGCGGGGTGACGCCGTAG
- a CDS encoding LamB/YcsF family protein, whose product MTDAVIDLNADLGEGFGRWRLTDDEELLSVVTSANVACGFHAGDAATMRRVCEQAAARGVRIGAQVSYRDLAGFGRRSMDVPADELAAEVAYQIGALEVFARAAGTRVSYVKPHGALYNRVVRDEEQAHAVVEGVLLADHTLPVLGLPGSRFLEVAGKAGLPVVTEAFADRAYTPQCTLVPRGSDGAVITEADAVVERSVGMARFGTVTAQDGQRIDVSARSLCLHGDTPGAVALARQVRARLATAGVRVEAFA is encoded by the coding sequence ATGACCGATGCCGTGATCGATCTCAACGCCGACCTCGGTGAGGGCTTCGGCCGCTGGCGCCTGACCGACGACGAGGAGCTGCTCTCCGTCGTCACCAGCGCCAATGTGGCCTGCGGCTTCCACGCGGGCGACGCGGCCACCATGCGCCGCGTGTGCGAGCAGGCCGCCGCGCGCGGCGTGCGGATCGGCGCCCAGGTCTCGTACCGCGATCTGGCGGGCTTCGGGCGCCGCTCCATGGACGTACCGGCCGACGAGCTGGCGGCCGAAGTGGCGTACCAGATAGGCGCCCTGGAGGTCTTCGCGCGGGCGGCGGGCACGCGCGTGTCGTACGTGAAGCCGCACGGCGCGCTCTACAACCGCGTCGTGCGCGACGAGGAGCAGGCGCACGCCGTCGTCGAGGGGGTCCTGCTCGCGGATCACACGCTGCCCGTCCTCGGGCTGCCCGGATCACGCTTCCTGGAGGTGGCCGGCAAGGCAGGACTTCCCGTCGTCACCGAGGCGTTCGCGGACCGCGCGTACACCCCGCAGTGCACCCTCGTGCCACGCGGCAGCGACGGGGCCGTCATCACGGAGGCGGACGCCGTCGTCGAACGCTCCGTGGGCATGGCCCGGTTCGGGACCGTCACCGCCCAGGACGGACAGCGGATCGACGTCTCCGCGCGCTCCCTGTGCCTGCACGGCGACACCCCGGGGGCGGTGGCCCTCGCCCGTCAGGTCCGGGCGCGCCTCGCGACGGCGGGCGTCCGGGTGGAGGCCTTCGCGTGA